The following coding sequences are from one Nonlabens arenilitoris window:
- a CDS encoding sugar kinase, whose protein sequence is MKQKVVTIGEVLMRLTVPDYKRLFQTVNFDVTFGGSEANVGVSLAHFGLDSTHITALPDHNLGERVERFLKLNGVSGEGIVRKEGRLGVYYLETGAMQRPSRIVYDRFDSTFVHLKEDEINWEIVFKDASWFHYSGITPAISQNAADITLRALKEAKKRGVTTSGDINYRRNLWQYGKQPLDIMPGLVELTDVVIGGRVDLENCLGIQDEDWQTNCDKVLKKYPHIKAFSKTVRNAMTASRNELSGLLYTDGKLYTSKNYDMKNIVDRIGGGDAFMAGLIYGFLNLDPQETVEFGVAASVLKHSTIGDVNLSSKEEVEELVQGNNVGRLLR, encoded by the coding sequence ATGAAGCAAAAGGTAGTTACTATAGGAGAAGTCTTGATGAGACTTACCGTTCCAGATTATAAGAGATTATTTCAAACAGTAAATTTTGATGTTACCTTTGGTGGATCAGAGGCAAATGTTGGAGTTTCTTTAGCTCATTTTGGTCTGGATAGTACCCATATCACCGCCTTACCTGATCATAATTTAGGAGAGCGAGTAGAGCGATTTTTAAAACTTAATGGAGTCAGTGGTGAAGGTATCGTGCGCAAAGAAGGACGTCTAGGTGTTTACTATCTTGAAACAGGTGCGATGCAACGCCCATCACGTATTGTTTATGATCGATTTGATAGCACCTTTGTACATCTTAAAGAAGATGAAATTAACTGGGAAATCGTTTTTAAAGATGCGTCATGGTTTCACTACAGTGGTATCACACCAGCTATTTCTCAAAACGCTGCAGACATCACGCTTAGAGCACTTAAGGAAGCTAAGAAAAGAGGAGTCACTACAAGTGGAGACATTAATTACAGACGCAATTTATGGCAATACGGTAAACAACCACTGGACATAATGCCAGGTCTAGTCGAGTTAACAGATGTGGTAATAGGTGGAAGAGTTGATCTAGAAAACTGTCTAGGTATACAGGATGAAGACTGGCAGACTAACTGTGATAAGGTGCTCAAAAAATATCCACATATAAAAGCTTTTTCAAAAACTGTACGCAATGCAATGACGGCTTCTCGTAATGAACTATCTGGTTTACTTTATACAGATGGTAAGTTATATACCTCTAAGAATTATGACATGAAAAACATCGTCGATCGTATAGGTGGTGGTGATGCATTTATGGCTGGATTAATCTATGGTTTTTTAAATTTAGATCCGCAAGAAACGGTAGAATTTGGTGTAGCGGCATCTGTTTTAAAACACAGTACTATAGGAGATGTGAATCTAAGTAGTAAAGAAGAGGTAGAGGAGTTGGTACAAGGTAATAATGTTGGTAGACTTTTAAGATAA
- a CDS encoding bifunctional 4-hydroxy-2-oxoglutarate aldolase/2-dehydro-3-deoxy-phosphogluconate aldolase has product MDITQFIKQTESHKIVPVFFHQDASVVINAIEASYKGGVRVFEFVNRGLNGLETFKTIIPHFKKYDDLVIGVGTIYDSKTAAQFVEAGAQFIVSPGLVTELANYCVHHNIAYIPGIATITEATTAMHLGCEMIKIFPANVIGSAFAKAVKSVLPQLAIMPTGGINPTENGLKEWFDAGVNCVGMGSQLFDKLKINNGDFNGLEQDIKKAVKTAFSLQS; this is encoded by the coding sequence ATGGATATTACACAATTTATTAAGCAAACAGAATCGCACAAGATAGTTCCTGTATTTTTCCATCAGGATGCAAGCGTAGTGATCAATGCCATAGAAGCATCTTATAAAGGTGGAGTACGCGTATTTGAATTTGTCAATCGTGGTCTTAATGGTCTTGAGACTTTTAAAACTATAATACCTCATTTTAAAAAGTATGATGATCTAGTGATAGGTGTAGGGACGATTTATGACTCAAAAACAGCAGCGCAATTTGTTGAAGCAGGCGCACAATTTATCGTTTCTCCAGGTTTAGTTACAGAACTTGCTAACTATTGTGTTCACCACAATATCGCTTATATACCTGGAATTGCCACTATTACAGAGGCTACTACCGCAATGCATTTAGGTTGTGAGATGATTAAAATATTTCCTGCAAATGTGATAGGTTCCGCTTTCGCGAAAGCGGTTAAATCAGTCCTACCACAACTAGCCATTATGCCTACAGGTGGAATCAACCCTACAGAAAATGGTTTGAAAGAATGGTTTGATGCTGGTGTTAATTGCGTGGGAATGGGAAGTCAGTTATTTGATAAACTTAAAATCAATAATGGCGATTTTAATGGTTTAGAACAAGATATAAAGAAAGCTGTTAAAACAGCTTTCTCTCTTCAATCATAG
- a CDS encoding FadR/GntR family transcriptional regulator translates to MIEHGLKLVTPEQEYEIDVAPETDVVSEIRALIKKHNLDAGDKLPSERKLSEKLGVSRNQIRAGIQKLEFYGIIETLPQSGSIITGIGVPSINTMMNDILDLDTPDFNSLVETRVIIESHAVQMAATRCTKESLKQLEKAHQNFVDCITNGLPSLIEDMKFHLAIVKASENSVLYGLMKIIVPDIIGHFNKEDICDRTQAIKLVGEHTDIVEAIKNKKSDDALEALNIHFAALRKYTKK, encoded by the coding sequence ATGATAGAACATGGTCTTAAATTAGTAACTCCAGAGCAGGAATACGAAATCGATGTCGCTCCTGAAACTGATGTGGTTAGTGAAATACGTGCACTTATAAAAAAGCACAATTTAGATGCAGGAGATAAGTTACCATCAGAGAGAAAACTATCAGAAAAACTAGGTGTAAGTCGCAACCAGATAAGAGCTGGAATCCAGAAATTAGAATTTTATGGGATTATCGAGACACTACCGCAAAGTGGTTCCATCATTACCGGTATAGGTGTGCCTTCTATAAATACCATGATGAATGATATTCTCGATTTAGATACACCAGATTTTAACTCGCTAGTTGAAACTAGGGTAATCATAGAATCTCATGCAGTTCAAATGGCTGCTACTAGATGTACCAAAGAGTCTCTTAAACAGTTAGAAAAAGCACATCAAAACTTTGTAGACTGCATTACTAACGGATTACCATCATTAATAGAAGATATGAAATTTCACTTAGCCATTGTAAAGGCTAGTGAAAATTCAGTTTTATATGGATTAATGAAAATTATTGTACCAGATATCATTGGACACTTTAATAAAGAAGATATATGTGATCGTACACAAGCCATTAAGTTAGTAGGTGAACATACGGATATCGTAGAAGCTATAAAAAATAAAAAAAGTGACGATGCTCTTGAAGCTTTAAATATTCACTTTGCTGCATTACGCAAATACACAAAAAAGTAA
- a CDS encoding polysaccharide lyase 6 family protein, producing the protein MKIKVNIVIWFLLCLAFAKAQTIPVSDASELSQAIKNAQPGDTIVMINKEWKDVEIKFKAIGTAQKPIVLRSETAGSVKLTGNSTLRIGGDYLEVHGLWFENGNVGKNNVVRFEADSDTPATNSRLTNSAIINVNPDSRDITNYYIALHGKNNRIDHCSLLGKLNKGPAIAVRLKNSIVNNHRIDHNYFGERLPLGFNGGETIRIGTSTYSKQSSRTIVENNFFERCSGEMEIISIKSAHNVVRNNLILESEGTITLRHGDYNIIEGNVIIGNNLPKTGGIRMINKGNIIRNNIIIGTTGKDLRAPICVMNGIPNSELNEYDPVVDGIIQNNTIINCSPVTLGIGSRSNATVAPVNTKFENNLIYNSNRGLAILSGDDISGISMAGNKVNSTLIEDFNGVDVVDFKLEAANGIYIPTADSDALLAGVKTSPKVRVDATGALRSQLRAGAIVPGNFKPAIALTSQAGVSFIKIDELRNLSKDIAVTVLDVEPGEKTLEKAIKNMSGPTILKLTEGNYFITKAIKLSQNLTIIGRGNDKTFLKISEEADKAPQYIFRLNGANELKIKGIHIDGYTTSETVKYGITSSNNPSSDLYSLYLEDVTFINFKNTDGGAIFKAYAGTKADTISIKNSRFKDSYRGLNLSYENDETGKYNAEHIRIENSSFIDIDQFAINYTRSGIDPGTRGGHLLIDHCIFYRVDDSDKGRIIKVNGIENVHIKNSVIDNSRATSSIVHLKGNNHVIENCVVFNSGKVKLSANAQEINLERFNPKWENTENFKVKNGSGLINAGTDQKNIGLINND; encoded by the coding sequence ATGAAAATTAAAGTCAATATAGTCATTTGGTTTCTTTTGTGTCTCGCTTTCGCGAAAGCGCAGACTATACCTGTTAGTGATGCAAGTGAACTTTCTCAAGCTATTAAAAATGCGCAACCGGGCGACACCATTGTAATGATCAATAAAGAATGGAAAGATGTCGAAATAAAATTTAAAGCAATAGGAACTGCACAAAAGCCTATTGTATTAAGATCGGAAACAGCAGGAAGTGTTAAGCTTACAGGGAATTCAACTTTGAGAATAGGTGGTGATTATCTAGAAGTACATGGATTATGGTTTGAAAATGGAAATGTTGGTAAAAATAATGTCGTACGCTTTGAGGCAGATAGTGATACACCTGCAACTAATTCTAGATTAACTAACAGTGCTATAATAAATGTAAATCCAGACTCTAGAGATATTACTAATTATTACATCGCTTTACATGGTAAAAATAATAGAATAGATCACTGTAGCCTTTTAGGGAAACTTAATAAAGGACCTGCAATAGCGGTACGTTTGAAGAATAGTATTGTTAATAATCACAGAATAGATCATAATTATTTTGGAGAACGTTTACCATTAGGTTTTAACGGTGGAGAAACCATTAGAATAGGTACATCTACCTATTCAAAACAATCTTCTAGAACTATTGTAGAAAACAATTTTTTTGAGAGATGTAGTGGTGAGATGGAGATAATCTCTATTAAATCTGCACACAACGTAGTGCGTAATAATTTGATACTAGAAAGTGAAGGGACAATTACTTTACGACATGGTGATTATAATATCATAGAAGGTAATGTTATTATAGGTAATAATCTCCCTAAAACAGGCGGTATCAGAATGATCAATAAAGGTAATATTATACGTAATAATATTATTATAGGAACAACAGGAAAGGACTTACGCGCTCCGATTTGTGTAATGAATGGAATACCTAATTCTGAGTTAAATGAATACGATCCAGTTGTGGATGGAATTATTCAAAACAATACAATAATAAACTGCTCTCCAGTCACGCTAGGTATAGGTTCTAGAAGTAATGCTACCGTTGCACCAGTAAATACAAAGTTTGAAAATAACTTAATCTATAATTCAAATAGAGGTTTAGCCATATTATCTGGTGATGACATCAGTGGTATTTCGATGGCTGGAAATAAGGTGAACTCCACGTTAATAGAAGATTTTAACGGTGTAGATGTTGTTGATTTTAAATTAGAAGCGGCTAATGGGATCTATATTCCAACGGCAGACAGTGATGCGTTACTAGCTGGAGTGAAAACTAGTCCCAAGGTGAGAGTAGATGCTACTGGAGCATTGAGGTCTCAACTTAGAGCAGGCGCGATTGTCCCAGGTAATTTTAAGCCAGCTATCGCATTAACTTCACAAGCAGGTGTTAGTTTTATTAAAATAGATGAACTTAGAAACTTATCAAAAGATATTGCTGTTACAGTTTTAGATGTTGAGCCAGGAGAGAAAACTCTAGAAAAAGCAATTAAGAATATGTCTGGACCTACCATTCTTAAATTGACAGAAGGAAACTATTTTATTACTAAAGCAATTAAACTTTCTCAAAACCTTACCATCATAGGGCGTGGAAATGATAAAACCTTTTTAAAAATTAGTGAAGAGGCGGATAAGGCACCTCAATACATTTTCAGATTAAATGGTGCAAACGAACTAAAGATTAAAGGAATTCATATTGATGGATATACTACGTCTGAAACGGTTAAATATGGTATTACATCTTCTAATAACCCATCAAGTGATTTATATAGTCTTTACTTAGAAGATGTCACATTTATAAATTTCAAAAATACTGATGGTGGTGCTATTTTTAAAGCATATGCAGGTACTAAAGCAGATACCATTTCAATTAAGAACTCAAGGTTTAAAGATTCTTATCGAGGACTTAATCTTTCTTATGAAAATGATGAAACTGGAAAATACAATGCAGAGCATATTAGAATAGAAAATAGCTCATTCATTGATATTGATCAGTTTGCGATAAATTATACAAGATCAGGTATCGATCCAGGTACTAGAGGTGGTCATCTTTTAATTGATCACTGTATTTTCTATAGAGTTGATGATTCAGATAAAGGAAGAATCATTAAGGTGAATGGAATTGAGAATGTTCATATTAAAAATTCTGTTATAGATAATTCTAGAGCGACCTCTAGTATCGTTCATCTTAAGGGAAACAACCATGTCATAGAAAATTGTGTAGTATTTAATAGTGGTAAAGTAAAATTGAGTGCAAATGCTCAAGAAATCAATTTAGAGCGTTTCAATCCCAAATGGGAAAACACAGAAAACTTTAAAGTTAAAAATGGATCAGGTCTTATAAACGCCGGTACTGATCAAAAAAATATAGGATTAATTAATAACGATTAA
- a CDS encoding SusC/RagA family TonB-linked outer membrane protein — protein MRKILFIICLFILPIISLAQDLKEVTGTVTSGADLEPILGATIQILNTNRASVTDLDGKFTIQAKPDDVLVVSSLGFKTVNVLVGDKNFFEVIMQEDQETLDQVIVVAYGKSSKSNLTNSVAQLKNENLDDLSYSGVADALKGKLAGVQITNTSGQVGEAPQISIRGLSSITASSSPLIVVDGFPIEDALEFINPSSIKSIEVLKDASSAALYGSRGANGVILVTTKDGDGEPSFSFKAFTGVKSVLRLPDLLNTTEFTDFTRNERQIAENANALNENRDPAVIGYSNLEIARRILAQNTSASGNGTDWLEEAKREDVTIQNYQFDVGGGSRLTKYYFSGQFVQDEGLVKDNEYRALNLQARFNTKLSDKVKLGLNFRPSYSRQRRSAQQFSDFARNYGFFAPRHNQFSSDLTGEPVGSYAHARHFRNIDFSYIDENGVQQDFTQSSIWGTNNNNPLARLENEKRVRYEYRFVADGKLDWKVAKNLNYKGRIGAYLRMRNDEEFRNSIARRDGQSFSEDVNSIRNRVITEHTLDYNYSRGKHDFNALLGGTYEYTFLKTSSILGSNFPTDYISTINAATIIDADNTFTLKEEIGLLSGLARVNYGFDNKYLVSFAARVDGSSLFGPNNKYGFFPSASAGWNVHNEKFFNENISFLNQLKLRASYGVVGNNNIDNYSFTNLLFPTNYSLGEGAGSIISGLAENGDVLANRSISWEQTDSYDLGIDASILDKRISFTADYYYALTQDLLLNQNVSYATGHDSFINNVGKIQNQGFEFVVTTNFDFGELNWVASANISTNQNKLISLGGEEQFINNGEREDQYISRVGEEAIQFYGYRSIGVWQSQAEIDDPMNASSAEDAPGGIRVADINGDGVITTADRTTLGSPFPDFTWGISNTLKYKGFDLYFLWQGSHGAEVYYGDGFYLETRTLQSDFLQNRWVHEDVPASLPTGRNGREWTATDYLIQDASYIALREAVFGYTFNDKVTETLGLDSVRIFASAQNLLYFFADDYYGNNPEALRTSSQYASPLVSGYQRGADPLTRQFAAGIDITF, from the coding sequence ATGAGAAAAATTCTTTTCATCATCTGTCTATTTATTTTGCCTATTATTTCCTTGGCACAAGACTTAAAAGAAGTTACTGGGACAGTGACTTCAGGTGCAGACCTAGAACCTATTCTGGGTGCTACTATTCAAATTTTGAATACAAATAGAGCCTCTGTCACTGATCTGGATGGTAAGTTTACCATTCAGGCAAAACCAGATGATGTTCTAGTTGTAAGTTCTTTAGGTTTTAAAACGGTCAATGTTCTTGTAGGTGATAAGAACTTTTTTGAAGTCATTATGCAAGAAGATCAAGAGACCTTAGATCAAGTAATTGTTGTGGCATATGGAAAATCTTCAAAGAGTAACTTAACAAATTCAGTAGCTCAACTTAAAAATGAAAACTTAGATGATCTATCGTATTCTGGCGTTGCAGATGCTCTTAAAGGAAAACTTGCTGGTGTACAAATAACAAATACATCAGGTCAAGTAGGTGAGGCACCACAGATTAGTATACGTGGACTTTCCTCAATAACAGCTAGCAGCAGTCCATTAATTGTAGTAGATGGTTTCCCGATTGAAGATGCTTTAGAATTTATTAATCCTAGTTCAATTAAATCAATTGAAGTTCTTAAAGATGCTAGTTCTGCTGCATTATATGGTTCTCGTGGTGCAAATGGAGTTATACTAGTCACAACAAAAGACGGTGATGGAGAACCTAGTTTTAGTTTTAAGGCTTTTACAGGTGTAAAATCAGTATTAAGGTTACCAGATTTATTAAATACTACTGAGTTTACAGATTTTACTCGTAATGAAAGGCAAATAGCAGAAAATGCCAATGCTCTTAATGAAAATCGTGATCCTGCTGTGATAGGTTATTCAAATCTAGAAATTGCTCGACGTATTTTAGCTCAAAACACAAGTGCAAGTGGTAATGGGACAGACTGGCTAGAAGAGGCAAAAAGAGAAGATGTCACAATACAAAATTATCAATTTGATGTAGGTGGAGGAAGTAGACTTACTAAATATTATTTCTCTGGTCAGTTTGTACAGGATGAAGGATTAGTAAAAGATAATGAATATCGTGCTTTAAATCTTCAAGCTAGATTTAATACTAAACTGAGTGATAAAGTAAAACTAGGTTTAAACTTTAGGCCTTCCTATTCTAGACAGCGTCGTAGTGCTCAACAGTTTTCCGATTTTGCTCGTAATTATGGTTTTTTTGCTCCACGTCACAATCAATTCTCTAGCGATTTAACTGGAGAACCAGTAGGTAGCTATGCTCATGCTAGACACTTTAGAAATATAGATTTTAGTTATATAGATGAAAATGGTGTACAACAAGACTTTACTCAATCTAGTATCTGGGGAACTAATAATAACAATCCGTTAGCTCGACTAGAAAATGAGAAACGTGTTAGATACGAATATCGATTTGTAGCAGATGGTAAGCTAGACTGGAAAGTAGCAAAGAATCTTAATTATAAAGGTAGAATTGGTGCTTATTTAAGAATGAGAAATGATGAGGAGTTTAGAAACTCAATCGCTAGAAGAGATGGTCAGTCCTTCTCTGAAGATGTGAATTCTATTCGTAATAGAGTTATCACAGAACATACATTAGACTATAATTATTCTAGAGGAAAACATGATTTCAATGCTTTATTAGGAGGTACTTATGAATATACATTTCTAAAAACATCTTCAATTCTAGGTTCTAATTTCCCTACAGATTATATCTCAACTATTAATGCAGCGACCATCATTGACGCAGATAATACTTTTACTCTTAAAGAAGAAATAGGATTATTGTCTGGATTAGCACGTGTGAACTATGGTTTTGATAATAAATATTTAGTATCATTTGCAGCAAGAGTAGATGGTAGCTCTCTTTTTGGTCCAAACAACAAATATGGTTTCTTCCCATCGGCAAGTGCTGGATGGAATGTGCACAATGAGAAATTTTTCAATGAGAATATATCATTCTTAAATCAATTAAAATTAAGAGCTAGTTATGGTGTTGTAGGAAACAATAATATTGACAACTATTCTTTTACTAACCTTTTATTCCCTACTAACTATTCTTTAGGTGAAGGTGCTGGATCTATCATATCTGGTCTTGCAGAAAATGGGGATGTTCTTGCTAACAGAAGTATCAGCTGGGAACAAACGGACTCATATGATCTAGGGATTGATGCTTCTATTCTGGACAAGAGAATCTCATTTACAGCAGATTATTATTATGCCTTAACTCAAGACTTATTACTTAACCAAAACGTATCTTATGCTACCGGACACGATAGTTTTATTAATAATGTAGGTAAGATTCAAAATCAAGGTTTTGAGTTTGTTGTAACAACAAACTTTGACTTTGGGGAATTGAATTGGGTAGCATCTGCTAATATTAGTACAAATCAAAATAAATTAATTTCTCTTGGTGGTGAAGAACAATTCATTAATAATGGAGAAAGAGAAGATCAGTATATTTCTCGAGTAGGAGAAGAGGCGATACAATTTTATGGATATCGTTCTATAGGTGTATGGCAAAGTCAGGCAGAGATTGATGACCCAATGAATGCAAGCTCTGCAGAGGATGCTCCTGGTGGTATTAGAGTAGCAGATATCAATGGTGATGGTGTAATAACTACTGCAGATAGAACTACATTAGGAAGTCCATTCCCTGATTTTACATGGGGAATTAGTAACACCTTAAAATATAAAGGCTTTGACCTTTACTTCTTATGGCAAGGTAGTCATGGAGCTGAAGTGTACTATGGTGATGGTTTTTATCTTGAAACTAGAACTCTACAAAGTGACTTTTTACAAAATAGATGGGTACACGAGGATGTCCCAGCATCTTTACCTACTGGTAGAAATGGTCGTGAATGGACCGCTACAGACTATCTAATTCAAGACGCTAGTTATATCGCATTAAGGGAAGCGGTTTTTGGATATACTTTTAATGATAAAGTAACAGAAACTTTAGGTCTTGATTCTGTAAGGATTTTTGCATCAGCTCAAAACTTGCTTTACTTTTTTGCAGATGATTATTATGGAAATAATCCTGAAGCACTGCGTACTTCTAGTCAATATGCATCTCCATTAGTGTCAGGTTATCAAAGAGGTGCTGACCCTTTAACTAGACAATTTGCAGCAGGAATTGATATTACTTTCTAA
- a CDS encoding RagB/SusD family nutrient uptake outer membrane protein: MMKNYIIKITAVVAIIVGFQSCDDPIDLQPISDIGADGFYSNTNEVNLGVIGIYNSLHLKQLDEWVVTELRSDNTQLSFDNSVNANVPYRQLDRFVSNPLNEFTASYWRASYKTIGLSNHVLENLAVVDDIDLAAQYEGEARFLRAHSLFNLVRLYGGVFVITESIDAADARNLERKSIEEAYEVIIEDLEFAYENLPEEYGSSEVGRATKWAAGAELGKALLTEGSATSVARAEIVLRDVATLSGKMLLDNYEDVFDFNNEYNDEIIFAVRYQSGLLGLGSPFANLFSPLQSENAVIFGGGDELNVPTEGMETLYATNDPRARTNFAVSWVDNSGNTNIERFVSKYNSTFSNVDDAPNDWVISRYADVILLLAEAINENNGGPNTEAIGLVDDVKLRAGQPVLTSAQTSTYFDFKLALEEERRKEFAFENHRWFDLLRTGRAVTVMNNHFATDFQYNDPNEPAFNTQPIQQFQTLLPIPQYEIDLNPSVAQNVGY, from the coding sequence ATGATGAAGAATTATATAATTAAAATAACAGCAGTAGTAGCCATAATTGTAGGTTTTCAATCTTGTGATGATCCTATAGATTTACAGCCCATATCAGATATAGGTGCAGATGGTTTTTATTCTAATACTAATGAAGTTAACCTAGGTGTTATAGGGATCTATAATTCATTACACCTTAAACAATTAGATGAATGGGTAGTGACAGAATTACGTAGTGATAATACCCAACTTAGTTTTGATAATTCGGTAAATGCAAATGTTCCGTATAGACAATTAGATCGATTTGTTTCTAATCCTTTAAATGAATTTACAGCTAGTTATTGGAGAGCTAGTTATAAAACTATAGGTCTAAGTAACCATGTTTTAGAAAACCTAGCGGTTGTTGATGATATAGATCTGGCAGCACAATATGAAGGAGAAGCACGTTTCTTAAGAGCACATTCCTTATTTAATTTAGTAAGATTATATGGTGGTGTATTTGTAATAACTGAAAGTATTGACGCTGCTGACGCTAGAAATTTAGAACGTAAAAGTATTGAAGAGGCTTATGAAGTGATTATTGAAGATTTAGAATTTGCCTATGAAAACTTACCAGAAGAATACGGTAGTAGTGAAGTAGGTCGTGCCACAAAATGGGCTGCAGGAGCAGAATTGGGAAAAGCACTTTTAACAGAAGGTTCTGCAACTAGTGTTGCGAGGGCAGAAATAGTGTTAAGAGATGTAGCCACTTTAAGCGGTAAAATGTTACTAGATAATTATGAAGACGTATTTGATTTTAATAATGAATATAACGATGAAATTATATTTGCAGTAAGATATCAATCAGGCCTTCTAGGATTAGGCTCACCTTTTGCAAATCTTTTCTCTCCATTACAAAGTGAGAATGCTGTCATTTTTGGTGGTGGTGATGAGTTAAATGTACCTACTGAAGGTATGGAAACTTTATATGCCACAAATGACCCTAGAGCAAGAACAAATTTTGCAGTTTCTTGGGTAGACAATAGTGGGAATACTAATATAGAAAGATTTGTTAGTAAGTATAACAGTACATTTTCTAATGTTGATGATGCTCCTAATGATTGGGTAATATCAAGATATGCAGATGTAATATTACTATTGGCTGAGGCAATAAATGAAAATAATGGTGGCCCTAATACAGAGGCGATAGGTCTTGTTGATGACGTGAAATTAAGAGCAGGACAACCAGTTCTAACTTCAGCACAGACCAGCACTTACTTTGATTTTAAACTTGCATTAGAAGAAGAAAGACGTAAAGAATTTGCTTTTGAAAACCATAGATGGTTTGACCTTCTGCGCACCGGCCGTGCTGTTACCGTAATGAACAATCATTTTGCCACTGATTTTCAATACAATGATCCTAATGAACCTGCATTTAATACCCAACCTATTCAGCAGTTTCAAACTCTATTACCTATACCTCAGTATGAGATAGATTTAAATCCATCAGTTGCACAAAATGTAGGGTATTAA
- a CDS encoding Na(+)-translocating NADH-quinone reductase subunit F, giving the protein MSKTNRFEKSITKLYRAFHNGTLHPECACQCAVGNICDNKDFWKHLSDDHGSIKLNYVGQVNEKLGKRFNGYSPSELLQIEQAFLQGCGYQLPLKHNHFKPHNPTDKTVQFEGLCAVITVLCKLDGIQDITDYSRLFETDNNRPAYSLDLVF; this is encoded by the coding sequence ATGAGTAAGACAAACAGATTTGAAAAGAGTATCACAAAATTATATCGTGCTTTTCATAATGGCACTTTACATCCAGAATGTGCATGTCAATGTGCAGTAGGCAATATTTGCGATAATAAAGATTTCTGGAAACATCTATCTGATGATCATGGTTCAATAAAACTTAATTATGTAGGTCAGGTAAACGAGAAACTAGGAAAACGTTTTAATGGCTATTCACCTTCAGAACTTTTGCAGATAGAGCAGGCTTTTTTGCAAGGTTGCGGTTATCAATTACCATTAAAACACAATCATTTTAAACCTCATAATCCTACAGATAAGACTGTGCAATTTGAAGGATTGTGTGCTGTCATTACAGTGTTATGTAAATTAGACGGGATACAAGATATAACTGATTACTCGAGGCTTTTTGAAACTGATAATAATCGACCTGCATATTCGCTAGACTTGGTATTTTAA